ATGCAATATGATTGATTAAACTCagtaaataatttcatattttactcACCTAAAGGTTCATCAAATCATGACATATCATGATCAAAGCATTACAATATATAGCAGTCAAGCAAGATCCTCTAGCTAGCTATTTCTCAGCGTTCagataaaatatgaaataaatgtatgataatcatgtttatatatatgatatggtGCCTGAACTATATAAACTACAATCTGTGtaagtgtaaaagtggagagtataaggtcaccttgcTAGCTTAGACTAGTGGGAACTTCCCTTTggctcaattggtagagcagTGGACGACTAAGCGAGGGTCCGAGTTTGATCCCTGGTAGAGGAACACTACCCTCTTTCCTTTTACATTTCATGCTATTGACCACTACATGTGAAAGCTACAGGAAATTGAGAGGCTTCCATGGAGCTAAGAAACCTGGGTTGTGTTTGTCTTTGGGGAAGAAGACTGATTAAATTTGTGAAAGAAGATCTAGatttgtgtaaaagtggagattAGCTCATGATCAGACTATCTTGAATTTTCCTTTAGCCTAGTGGaaggatgtttgccttgagagcatTAAGTCATCACTGGTTCAAGCAGgcaggatatttttcatttctcttcctattacagatttaGTGCTGTTGACCATTTATTAGTGAAAGCTATAACAGATTGAGAGATTGAGagaacctgggttgtggttGTATTCAGGGTCAGGGACTTTGTAAAAGAGAGAGAAGtttaaaagtggagagtataaggtaACTTCACTCACCATTATATCTTTAAATCTCCAGTGATTTTCATATGCATATACAATATCCTTGTAATGTTTCATCTGGGCATCACTTAAACTGTCTAGTAATTCCTTTGATGGTGGAGGCAATGACACAGGGTGTGAATTATCTTTGAAGCTCTCCTGGTCAACTCTACCATTTTCCTCTTCGTTAGTGACGACCTTAAGTGCCTCTGGTGACCTCTGGCTggaataattttgatataaactgACACGAACTGGTGTTGTTTTCACATTATACCACATAATGCTGGAACTTTCCAAAGTTTTTTACcccccatcagcccctggggagccacaccctccgtttatacaacatttgaccTATTTTGTCCAATAATGATCTAGACAAAATTTcctcaaaatccattcaggcgttcaggactagtagggatttaaaggatttacctatttcccttattgggccctgGCCCTGCaaccccaggggagccacaccctctgtttatacaatgtttgacCTCCTTTGTCCAATAATGTTCCATAcccaatttcatcaaaatccattcaggcgttcaggactagtagggattaaAAGGAACTGTTGACAGATGCTGGACGGACGGATGACGGATGCTGCCCCATATGAGATAAGCTCACCAGCCCTTCAGGCCAGTTGAGCTAACAAATGCTTTTCCCTCTGTTTTGGATCTACTATTTAGTACCATGCATTGCTGTCAATTACTCCTTTCCTCAAAGATGTTTCAGACCCTCGGACCAGGTTAGCTAACCAGCAATGGAAAGATCAAACACTGATCAGATATATTCTACAACTTACCCCAAGTATCTTTTGATAGGGAATTTCTTATGTTTGATTCCATGCTTTTGTGCCTTTAGCTTTGTGAAAGGCTTCGTTTCCAGATCTGTAATACAACCGACAATGTACACATGATTGTGGTCGAAAGTTTCGAGTTCCTCTGGCGAATCTGGAGATAGGTACACCAGTTCACACCTGTCAAACATGTCCAAGTACCCACGGTCTGTGATGGTTATTGGAACGTCGGCAGCCACTTCTTCCAGCATGCTGCGACTTCTCTCATTTACATTACAGAAGACTAAGTGAAATGGGAATCTCTGTTTTGAGTTAGTGTGTATTGTCTCCATAAGCTGCCTTCTGATACGCGATTCTTCCCTGAAGATGTGAGAAGGAGAGGCGTCCGACTTAAATCCGAGGTCGTACACAAGCTCTGGTCCATATTCCATCGATCTGTAAGTGTTTAGAATGGTATAGGTCTTTCTTATTTTCTCCTTAGGTACACTTATTCCATGCACTGTGTTCTCGTCCCGTGCTTTTGgttctttattttcttttttcaaacgTTTTCTTTCTGTCCGATGGTGTATCCCTGATAATATTTTCCCTATATTCTTTTTCCCTGATCCCAGGAGCTTTTTCCAGTTTGCATCTGTCATAGCAGCAGGTACCTggaaaatagattttttaaatgtaattagtttttacagttttatcacataactggcaTGTTCTGTCACATCATACAGCCATACTATATTGTAAGATATATTGGCTTTATGCTCTAACCACAAAAAGTTCTTCTGTATAGGAACAGGTGTTTCCTGAACCTCTGTTCATTACACTTTGGTCAATTGACATGGCGTTTGACAGCCTACCCCTTCTCTGGGTACAGGCGCCAGCCCATCTCAGGTGTTTGACCTAGTGGCGCAGACAGCGACCTGGTCAAGGATCAAAAGGTGGTCAAAAGTTTGTGGTCAAAAGTTTGTAAGTAAATCCCGAACAATAACACTGGGAAGACACAGCCTAACAAGTAAACAAACTTCCTGAATACAACAGGCCCGTTGCAATGTATGAGAAAGTCCTAATAAGTCCAAATAAAAGTGTGGAAAAAGACGTCAAAGTGAATTCAAACTCAAGTACTGAACCACATGACCTCTTTGTCATATCAAGGAATCCC
Above is a window of Pecten maximus chromosome 7, xPecMax1.1, whole genome shotgun sequence DNA encoding:
- the LOC117330859 gene encoding tRNA methyltransferase 10 homolog C-like, translated to MPLIVGLRCFIRPVSSIWKCFPAVNHAIGYNVKTTPVRVSLYQNYSSQRSPEALKVVTNEEENGRVDQESFKDNSHPVSLPPPSKELLDSLSDAQMKHYKDIVYAYENHWRFKDIMVPAAMTDANWKKLLGSGKKNIGKILSGIHHRTERKRLKKENKEPKARDENTVHGISVPKEKIRKTYTILNTYRSMEYGPELVYDLGFKSDASPSHIFREESRIRRQLMETIHTNSKQRFPFHLVFCNVNERSRSMLEEVAADVPITITDRGYLDMFDRCELVYLSPDSPEELETFDHNHVYIVGCITDLETKPFTKLKAQKHGIKHKKFPIKRYLGNTTTSLLTLNQVCNVLYDLKDTDNWRRALRHVPERFQKTQDNKPRSQQKHFKKFKS